The sequence TCCCGCACTTCTCACAGACAAGATGGACGTGAGGATGACGACATAGCTCATATTTTTGTTTTTGGTTAGGAACTTTGAGCTCCCGAACGATATTGGCCTCTTGCATAGAGGTGAGATTTTTATAGATCGTTGCTAGAGACATAGAGGGGTAGAGTGTTTTGATATTTTCGTAAATATCCTCAATATTAATGTGACCCGCCTTATGAATCTCCTGCAAAATCGCCATACGCTGAGGCGTGACCTTGAGATGATTCTCTTTGAGTAGTTCTTCAAAATTCATGGCTTGTTCCTTTGGAGCGATTAAGAGGAGCAAAATGCATCCATAGATTATAATCACTCGGCTCTTTTTTCGCAAGGTTAGCAGAAAAAGAAAAGATTGTCAATAATAAAAATTATCAACAAATATTGGTAGAGAAAAAATTCATGGCTTTCATTTAAGCTTTTATAGAGTTTTAAAGCTCTTTTTAGATACAATCGCAGACTTTTTAGGAATTCTTCGTGCGTTTGGCGCTATTTTTGACTATTTTTTAAGGAAGGAGTCGCTTTTTGTTTGACACGCTGACCGAATCGTTTCGAGGGGCTATCAATAAGATTCGTTTTCACGATGATGAAAAGTCTCTAAAAAAGGCTCTAGAGGAGCTTAAAAAAGCTCTACTCAAGGCCGATGTCCACTATAAAGCGGTCAAAGACCTCCTTAAAACCGTTGAAAATGAAACCAAAGCCAAAGGGATTGGTAAAGAGAGTTTTTTGAGTGCTCTGCGCCAAGGACTTTTGGAGATTCTTCAAACCAGTGGCTCCCAAGGATTTGTGTTTGCCTCAAAGCCTCCGACTGTTGTTTTGATGGCGGGACTTCAGGGAAGCGGTAAGACTACCACGACGGCCAAGCTCGCCTCTTTTTTAAAGACCAAAGGCAAAAAAGTACTGATGGCGGCTTGCGACCTCCAGCGACTAGCGGCGGTGGAGCAGCTCAAACAGTTGAGCGCTCAGATCGAGGTTGACCTCTATCATGAAGAGGAGAGTGCCAATCCCGTGCAGATCGCTAAAAACGCCCTTCATCGAGCCAATGAAGGGCTTTATGATGTTCTTTTGGTGGACACCGCGGGACGATTGGCGATTGATGAAGCGCTCATGCAAGAGCTAAAGAGCGTCAAAGAGGCAATTCATCCCCACGAGGTCTTCTATGTGGCCGATAGCTTGAGCGGACAGGATGGAGTGCGAAGTGCAGAGCGATTCCACCAAGAGATGGCGCTAAGTGGTGTGATTTTGAGTAAGTTTGATGGCGATAGTAAAGGGGGCGTGGCGCTCTCGATTGCTTATCAGATCGGGATTCCTCTGCGCTTCATCGGAAGTGGAGAGAAGATTCCTGATTTGGATCCTTTCTTGCCTGACCGAATCGTCAATCGCCTTATGGGGGCGGGTGATATCGAATCTCTTGCAGAGAAGACCTCAGCGGTGATCAGCGAGAAAGAGGCCAAAAACCTCACCAAAAAGATTAAAAAGGGTGAATTTAACTTTAATGACTTTTTGGCGCAGATGGACAATATGAAAAAGCTCGGCTCCATGCAGTCGATTCTCTCGATGTTGCCTGGTATGGGAAGCATGGCGAGCGCGCTCAAGGATGTCGATTTAGATAATTCGCGTGAAATTAAGCAGATACGGGCAATGGTAGCCTCTATGACCCCCAAAGAGAGAGAAGACCCTTCGCTTCTTAATGGAAGTCGGCGCAAAAGAATCGCTCTTGGCTCAGGGATGGAGGTGGCGGATGTGAATCGCGTCATCAAGCAGTTTGATGGAGCGGCTAAGATGGCGAAGAAGTTCTCGGGCAAGCGGGGTATGCAAGACCTCATGGGCCTTATGAATCAATCCAAAATGGGGCGCTTGGGCTAGTTTAAGCCTTAGCCTAGAGCATTGAGGTGTTTTAGGCTAAGATTTAAGCGATTAAATCTAAAAAAATTTTTAACACAACTCAATATCAGGGAGAAACAATATGGCAACCGTTATAAGATTGACAAGACTTGGACGAAAGAAGAAACCTTTTTACCGAATGGTCGTGACTGACAGCCGCAAGAGAAGAGATGGGGGCTGGGTTGAGGCGATTGGATACTATAATCCTCTAGCAGAGACTCCTGTCGTGAAGTTTGATGCAGAGCGACTCAAGTATTGGGTGAGCGTAGGCGCTAAGATGAGTGATCGCGTTGCGACGCTCACGGCTTCTAAGTAAGTTTTGATACAGGGGATCAGGGTTGGTTGAGACTTTCATCGAGGAGTACGCCAAGAAGATCGCACTAGATGCCGATAAGATTAGGGTAGTGAGAGAGGAGATGGAAGAGCATTTTTCTCAAATCACCATCTTTGCTTCCAGCCAAGATGCAGGAAGATTGATCGGCAAGGATGGGCGAATGATTGGCGCGCTTAAAACCTTGGTCTCTGGCTGTAAAGCCAAGGATGGATTCTCCTATAAAATCATCGTCAAGGCGATTGATTAATTTTGGAGAGAATCGAGGTGGCTCGTTTCGGTCGAGCCGTGGGACTTAAAGGAGAGGTCAAGCTCCATCTCTTGACTGACTTTCCCGAGACACTCAAAGGGGGCAAATCCTTCCTTTGGGAGAAGGGAACTTTGACGCTTCGGTCATTCAATCCTCACTCCAATCAGGCGCGCTTTGATGAGATTAATAGTCGCGAAGAGGCCGCTTTGCTCACCAATCATCTGCTTTACACCACCATGGAAAAAACTCTGCAGGAGTGCACCCTGGAAGAGGGCGAGCATTTTTGGTTTGAGATCGTAGGGTGTGAGGTGATGGAAGAGGGCGAGCGGCTTGGTAAGGTGGAGGGAATCGAGCGGCTTGGTGCGGTGGACTACCTCATCATTCAAACCGATCCTCTCCTTCAGAAAGCGCTTGGAATCAAGCGCTTTCTGGTGCCCTATATCGATCGATTCGTGCTTTTGGCGGATGTGAAGAATCGTCTTGTTGAGTGCAGCGGAGCCAAGGGAATCTTGGAGGCGAGCTAGTGAAATTCAGCTTTTTCACGCTCTTTCCTTCGCTTATTTCGGGTTATTTTGAGGATTCGATTCTTAAAAGAGCTAGAGATGAGGGAAGAATCGAGATTGAGTGGGTCAACTTTCGAGAGTTTAGCCAAGACCGCTTCAAAAAGGTGGATGAATATCAAATCGGCGGAGGGGCGGGTTTGGTGATTGAGCCTAGGGTCGTCACCCAAGCCATTTCGGAGCTTAAAGCAAAGAATCAAGACGCCAAAATCCTCTTCTTGCTCCCTGCTGGCAAGCCTTTCACCCATCAAGACGCGTGCCGACTGGCTCAAAAAGAGAGCCATTTAGTGCTTGTGTGCGGGCGCTATGAGGGGATTGATGAGAGGGCGATAGAGGCAAATGCTGATGAAGTTTTCTGCATGGGGGACTATATCCTAACGGGCGGAGAGATTGCAGCTTTGGCTCTGTGCGATGCGGTTTCAAGACAAATTCCCGGAGTGCTTGGAAATGAAGAATCGCTTCAAGGGGAGAGCTTTGACTCTTTTTTGCTTGAAGCGCCCGTCTTTGCAAGGAGCAAAACCCCCGAGGGTCTAAGCGCTCCTTCAGAGTATTCAAAGGGTAATCACGCTAAAATCTGCGCCTTAAAAAGACGGCTATCTTTGGCGAAAACCCAATACTATAGACCGGATCTCTACAAAAAATATAAAATTCAAGAAAGCGACAAGGGCAAAAAATGAGAAATCGATATATAGAGAGCTTTGAAAAAGCGCAAATCGCCGACAAAAACATTCCTCAGTTCAAAGCGGGTGACACTTTGCGTGTAGGCGTAAAGATCCAAGAGGGCGATAAGACAAGGGTTCAAAATTTTGAAGGTATCTGCATCTCTGTTCGTGGAACGGGCACAGGCAAGACTTTCACTATCCGAAAGATGGGCGCCAACAATGTAGGCGTAGAGAGAATCTTCCCCCTTTATAGCGATAGCCTTGAGAGCGTGACTCTTCTTCGTGTGGGTCGAGTTCGAAGAGCCAAGCTCTACTATCTACGCGATCGAAGCGGTAAATCCGCGAGAATTAAGGAGCTCAGGAAGTAACTCTTCCTTCTCCCTCTCCTCTTCTTCTAGCTTCTTAAACTCTTCACAAACGATTCGTAAATTTTCTCTAACTCTTCGCCTCGACTGTCCAACTCTTTGTGATCGCTTTTGAGTGCATGCTCCAAAAGAGCGACTCGCTTGAGCAGGTATTCAAAGAGTTGTTTGTCAATATCAGGTAGTTTGCCCATGTCGCTTGGGTCTTTGCTCCGGCCTTTATCAATCACTCTAGCGGGAATGCCCACAGCGGTTGAATCGGCGGGAACACTCCGAATCACAACGGAGTTGGCACCAATTTTGGAATGGGCTCCAATGGTAATATTGCCGAGGATTTTCGCTCCCGCACCAATCACCACTCCCTCTTCGATGGTGGGATGGCGCTTGGTGCGCTCTAGGCTCACTCCTCCTAGGCTCACCCCTTGATAAATGGTAACATCATCTCCTACGATAGCTGTCTCGCCGATGACCACGCCAATTCCATGATCGATAAAGACACGGCGCCCAATAGTGGCTCCGGGATGAATATCAATATTGGTCACAAACTGGTTGAAAGCCATAAGAATCCGCGCCACTACTCTAAAGCCTCGGCGGTGAAGAGCGTGGGCGAATCGATGGTGGACAATGGCGATGAGGCCTGGATAGTTGAAAAAGAGCTCGACTCTAGAGCGAATCGCGGGATCTTTTTCAAAAACAACGGCGAAGTCCTCTTTGATGATCGAAAAGAACTCTCTAAGGCGACTCACTTGCGCTCTCCGTTGGTGATGGTGCGGAGGTAGCCATTTTCGCTCAGCATCACATAGAGCTGACCCAGCACCTCTTTGCGCGTCTCATCATCAATAAGCTCCGAATCCTCAATTCTCTGCTTGAGGCGGCGCTCAATCTCCTTGGTGTCATAGTCTAGGTCATCAAGTACATCTAGAATCGTCTGCGCCTCCAAGAGGTTGGTGACGGAGTGAGTGCCGTCCTCTTCAAATTCTACGCTTAGCTCGGTGGGGTGAGTGAAGAGGTTGTGACGCATCCCAAGCACCTCTTGGTAGGCTCCCACGAGAAAGAATCCAAGAAAATACTCTTCTGTGGTCACATCCACATCATGCAAAAAGAGCGGCTTGTTAAGGTCAAAGCCGATCTCCCCATCGCTATCGCAGGTGATATCCCAAAGACTCGCTGAGCGTGTGGGGCGTTTGTTAAGGCGATCTAGTGGCATCACGGGGAAGCTCTGTTCCAAGCCCCAATAATCCGGGAGACTTTGGAAAAAGGAGCAATTGAGCAAGTAGCGCTCTTGGACCTGCTCTTGGATACGAATGATGTCGCTGTGATTCTTGTGTTTGAGAATCTTAATCACCTTTTTGATGATGAGGTGAACCAAAATCTCCGTGTTGCTCCGATCTTGAAGGTCGATATAGCCAAGATCAAAAAGAGTGAGGAGCGATTCCATGTGATCAAGACTATCATGCAGATATTCAATCGCATATTTCTCGTTCACTGTGTTGTAGAGCTCGTTGAGTTCTTCGATGAGCTGGGGATTCTTGTCCTTGAGGTGGAGCGCTTTCTCATCGTATTCTTGGGAGAAGAGCTCTAGCACAGGAGCCACAAGAAGTGCATGGCTAGCGGCGATGTAGCGCCCTGATTCGATATAAATGTCAGGTTCGGGCTCTTTTTTGTTTTTGGCAATCTCTTTGAGCGAGAAGACCACATCTCCTGCGAATTCATCCAATGTGTAGTTTCGGTTAGGCGAGCCTTCATGCTGGGTGTATTCGACAGCCAATCCTCCGCCAATATTGACGCTTTTGAGATTCTTTGCTCCCATCTTGCGAAGCTCAGCATAGATGTTGCCCGCCTCTCTCATCGCTTTTTTGAGCGGGGAGATATCGCTAATTTGCGAACCAATGTGAAAGTGAATCATGGTGAATTTTTCGATGAGCTTGTGCTTCTCTAGGAGGCGGATTCCCTCCAAGAGCTCCGTGGAGGTGAGGCCAAACTTGGAGTTGATTCCACCGCTTTTTGCCCAAATACCAATCCCGCTACTGTGAAGTCGGATACGCAGACCAATATTGGGGCAGGGTTTTCCCATCTCTTCGGCCACCTCAATGATTGTCTCTAGCTCATTGAGCCCCTCGATTGTCAAGGTGATCTCGTGCCCCATATTGGCGGCGATGAAACCAAGTGAGATCATCTCCTTGTCTTTAAAGCCATTGACAGTGATGGGTGAGCCTTTGTTGGTGTAGGCCATCGCGATGATGAGCTCCGCCTTGCTGCCCGCCTCAAGACCATAGCAACGATTCTGTGAAAGCTCCACAAGGGGGAGGACAAAATTGGGAAACTGATTGACCTTCAAAGGAAATACCGCTTTGAACTGCCCTTTGTAGTGGTATTGCTTGATGGAGGTTTCAAAGTGGGTGAAAATCTTATCGACCTGCTTTTTGATTAGATGGGGAAATCGGAGCAGCAGAGGCCCTCGATAGCCCTCTTCCCGAACCTTTTTGACAATATCAATGATGGCGGGCTTGGTTTTGTAGTTGATTTTGACCTGTCCGTCTTCAATAATAAAGTCATTGTCCGACCAGAAGTTTATTCCATAATCGACCATGCGTGTCCTTGAGGGGAGATGGAGTCTTAAAAAGTGCGAATTATAGCACTTTTATGTTAGCATTTATTGTATCAAATCGCCAAAAAGAGAGTGCCTAAAAGATGATCGATTTTGACAACCAAACCGACACCAATCTAGACATCACGCTTTTGGAATCCATCGCCACTTTTTTGTCTCCAAGAGAGGTGGAGTTGATTCTGCTTGATGATGAAGCGATGCGTAAGATCAACCAAGAGCATCGGGGGATAGATAAGAGCACCGATGTGCTCTCTTTCCCCCTAGAGGGGGGTGATTTTCTTCCCTTGGGTTCGATACTCCTCTCTATTGATCGAGTGAGGGCGGAAGCAGAGCTGCGGGGTCACTCGATCGAGGCGGAAGCGGCGCTCCTTTTTATTCATGGGATGCTTCATCTCTTGGGGTATGACCATGAGTATGATCAGGGCGAACAGCGTTTCAAAGAGGAGGAGCTCATCACGCGCTTTGGGTTGCCTTCTAGCTTGATTGTGAGGACAGAGGAATTGTAAAGCGATTCCACGCCTTTTGCACGATTGAATCATTACCATGGGGGAAATTTATCGCTAAGGATGGAACCCATGTTAAGAATCGGACTTCTCGCGCTCACTCTTGCGGGCGGACTCTATGCTCAAACTCCTCTTCATATGTACAAAAGCCCCTCTTGTGGTTGTTGTGGACTATGGGGAGGACACATGGAGAAAAATGGCTTCACCCTCAAAGAGACCAAGACCAACAACCTCTATGAGGTGAAAATCAAAGCCAAAGTGCCCTTGGAGCTGGCGAGTTGCCATACGGCTTTTGTGGAGGGGTATATCATCGAAGGGCATGTTCCTGCGGAGGCCGTGAAAGAACTGCTCGCCAAAAGGCCTGAGGGGATTATCGGGATTGCGGTGCCGGGGATGCCTCTAGGAAGTCCTGGAATGGAGCAGGGCGATGTGAAAGATGACTATGATGTGATCGCTTTTGATGCCAAAGGAAATCAGACTCTTTTTAAAAGTTATCGTTTTAGTCGCTAAGGCTCATTCAGGAAGACGCCAGAGAATCTCGCGCTCTCCCTGAACTTTTAAAATCTCATTGGTCTTAGAGAAGTGCCCATTCCCAAAGTATCGATTCCCTGCTAGGGGCGAGGGGTGGGCTGATTCTAAAATCGTGTGTTTTGTAGAGTCAATCAGAACCCTCTTTTCTCTAGCGAAATTCCCCCAAAGCAGAAAAACCACCCCCTTTTTCTTTCTAGAGAGAGCAGAGATGGCGGCATCGGTGAAGGTTTGCCAGCCAAACTTTTGGTGCGATCCTGCTTTGCCCTGTTCCACGCTTAGAATGGCATTGAGCATGAAGACGCCCTGTTTAGCCCAAGAGGTGAGATCGCCATGCTTGGCTGGAGGAATCCCAAGGTCTCGCTCTAACTCTTTATAGACATTGCGGAGCGAGGCGGGGAGGGCAACTCCTTTAGGCACGGAGAAGCAGAGCCCCATGGCTTGATGGGGAGCGTGATAGGGATCTTGGCCCAAGATGACCGCTTTGACCTGATCAAAAGGGGTGAGGTTAAAGGCGTTGAAAAGGAGCGGAGCGGGTGGATAGAGGATCGCCCCGCTGCTCTTGGCTTGAAGGTATGATTCTCGGATGGAATCAAAATAGGGTTTGGTAAATTCCTCTTTCAAGACCTCTTTCCATGAGGGCTCAATCTTGATTCGCTCCAAATCCGCCATAATCAAAAGGGCTATTCAATGATTTTAGGAACGATAAAGTAGTTCTCAGCGCTTTGAGGAGCGTGCTTGAGAATGAGGGCGGGAATCTCTTCGTCATTCATAGGGGTATCTTCTCTCATGGGTGTTTTCCCCTCTAGGGTCGTGAAGGTCGCCTCTAGACCCTCAACCTCTAGCGAGTTGAGGTTCTCGACGAAGTTCACGATCTCTCCAAGCTCAGCCTTGATGGATTCCTTTTTCTCTTCGGGCACCTCAATCATCGCGAGGCTCTCTAGGCGCGCTAGAAGCTTATCATCGATTTGCATCCTCTCTCCTTTATAGTTTTCTTGGGTCGGTGATTTTGCCCTTTAGGGCGCTAGCCGCAGCTACGGCGGAGTTGGCGAGATAGACCTCGGAGCTTCTAGCACCCATTCGGCCGACAAAGTTTCGGTTGGTGGTGGAGACACATCGTTCGTTGTCTCCAAGGATTCCCATGTAGCCGCCAAGGCAAGCGCCACAGGTGGGGTTGCTAATAAGCGCACCCGCTTCTAGGAGGGTGTCGATGAGTCCCTCTTGGTGGGCGTCTTTGTAAATTTGTTGGGTTCCTGGGGTGATGATGAGGCGCACATCGGGATGGACGCGCTTGCCTTTGAGGATTTGAGCGGCGATTCGAAGGTCGCTTAGGCGGCCGTTGGTGCAGCTTCCGATGAAGGCTTGATCGATTTTGAGGTCATCTTTGACCGCTTGGGAGATGCTTTTGCCATTGCTAGGGAGAAAGGGATAGGCGATCACGGGCTCTAGTTTCTCTACATCAATCTCAATCGTCTGCTCATAGAGGGCATCCGCATCCGCCTGATAGTATTTAGGTTCAGCTCGGAGGGATTTTCTTGAGGCAAGGAACTCTTTGGTGATGGAATCAGCAGCGATAATGCCATTTTTGGCTCCCGCTTCAATCGCCATATTGCAAAGAGAGAATCGATCATCCATGCTGAGCTGCTCGATGGTGTCACCTTGGAATTCTAAAGCCTTGTAGAGGGCTCCATCCACGCCGATTTGGCGGATGATCTCCAGGATGAGATCTTTGCCATAGACATGCTCTTGGAGCTTGCCTTTAAAGACCACGCGGATGCTTGGGGGTACCTTGAACCAGTTTTTTCCCGTGATCATGGCGTAGGCAAGATCGGTGCTTCCCATACCCGTGGCAAAGGCGCCAAGAGCACCGTGTGTACAGGTGTGAGAATCGGCCCCAATAATCACATCGCCAGGGAGTACCAACCCTTTTTCGGGGAGGATGGCGTGTTCGATTCCCATATCGCGCTCATCAAAATAGTGTTTTAGCTGATGCTTTTTGGCAAAATCTCGGCTGATTCGCGCTTGATTGGCGCTAGCGATATCCTTGGCGGGGATGAAGTGATCCATGACAATGCAAAATCCATCAGGATTAGCGAGCTTTGTTGCGCCGCTCTCCTCAAAAGCGCGAATAGAGAGGGGCGTGGTGATGTCGTTTCCTATGACCATATCAATAGGCGATTCGATGATTTCGCCCGCGCTCACCTGCTTATTGGTGTGCGCAGAAAAAATTTTCTCGGTGAGAGTCTGTCCCATGAGCGTCCTTGTTAGAGCCAAAATATGGCGCCAATGTTACAGAGTTCTTCGTTAAAAGTTGATAATAATCAAGAATGAGGTAAGCTAAACGCATCCAAAACCAAGCTTTTTTACAAGGAAACTATGATCATGAAGAAAATCGAAGCAGTCATCAAACCCTTCAAACTTGAAGAGGTCAAAAGCGCTCTAGTGGAGCGAGGAATTAGCGGGATGACGGTGAGCGAAGTGAAAGGTTATGGTCGCCAAAAAGGGCATACAGAGCTCTATAGAGGCGCTGAATATGTGGTGGATTTCATCCCCAAGATCAAGCTGGAGATCGTCGTGAGGGATGAGGAGGTCGAAGGAATCATCGAGGCGATTATCAAGAGCGCCAAAACGGGAAAAATTGGCGATGGAAAGATTTTTGTCACGCCCGTAGAGCGCGCGATTCGTATCCGCACCCAAGAGAGCGATGAAGAGGCGATTTGAGGCGAGGAGGATCTCCTCACCTCTAAACTCCCCCCAAGTTAGACTAAAGTAGAATCCCCCAAATCATATTCCATATCCACAACCCACACCAATAAGAGAGAATTTCACGATGAATGCACTCCTTCAAGAGCAAGACCTGCCTGTTTTAGAGTTGATGGCCAAGACCGTCCGATTCCTCGCTGCCGATATGGTTCAAGCTGCCAATAGCGGGCATCCCGGAGCCCCCATGGGATTGGCCGATGTGGTGAGCGTCCTCTCCTTTCACCTGCGCCACTCTCCTAAAAATCCCCAGTGGCTCAATCGCGATCGTCTCGTCTTTAGCGGGGGTCATGCAAGTGCGATGATCTATTCGCTCCTCCATCTTTGGGGCTATGATCTGCCCCTAGAGGAGCTCAAGCGATTTCGCCAAAAAGATTCCAAGACGCCCGGTCACCCTGAGTTTGGACATACAGCGGGTGTAGAGATCACCACGGGACCTCTAGGGCAGGGCGTGGCCAATGCAGTGGGCTTTGCAATGGCGTCTAAATATGCCGCTCACCTGCTCAATAGCGAAGAAACAACGCTCATTGATCATAAGGTCTATTGTCTTTGTGGTGATGGAGATTTGGAGGAGGGAATCAGCTATGAGGCCTGCTCTCTAGCGGGACACCACCAATTGGACAATTTGATTCTCATTTATGATTCTAACAATATCACCATTGAGGGCGAGCTCTCTTTGGCCTTTAGCGAAGATGTGAAGGGGCGATTTGAGGCGCAAGGATGGGAGGTCTTTGAGGTGTGCGGTCATGACGTTTTGGCGATTCATAAAGTGTTTAGCGAGGCCAAGCGAGCGGATAAACCTGTGCTCATCATCGCCAAGACTACGATTGCTAAAGGGTGCAAGACAATGGAGGGGTATGCTAAAACGCATGGAGCACCCCTAGGCGAGGAGGAGATTCGTGCCTCTAAGGAGAAAAACGGCTTTGACCCAAGCGAGAAGTTCTATATCCCTGAGGCGGCTCTTTTGCGTTTTAGGAATGCTCTTGAGATGGGGGAGACGATGGAGAATCTCTGGAATGAGAAACTCCAAAAGGCCCCAAAAGAGAAGAAACAACTCCTTGAGCAGCTCCTCTCCCCTGATTTCTCGGCGGTCGATTTCCCCGTTTTTGAAGAGGGCAAAAAGATCGCCACGCGAAGTAGCAATGGAGAGATTCTCAATCGCCTCTCTAGTGCTCTTCCGGGCTTTATCGGGGGGAGTGCTGATCTAGCCCCCTCTAACAACACCGACCTTAAAGGGGCGGGCAACTTCCCTATGGGGAAAAATTTCCACTTTGGAATCAGGGAGCACTCTATGGCGGCGATCACTAATGCGATTGCCAATTATGGGCTCTTTATGCCTTTTTGCGCGACCTTTTTTGTCTTTAGCGACTACATGGCGCCCTCAGTGAGGGTCGCCTCCATCATGGGTGCGAAAAATTACTTCATTTGGACGCACGATAGCATCGGCGTAGGCGAAGATGGAGCGACTCACCAGCCTATTGAGCAGCTCACCCACTTCCGTGCCATGCCTGGACTCTATCTCTTTAGACCCGCTGATGCCAATGAAAATGTCGCCTGCTGGCAGGTCGCCCTCCGCCTCAAAGCCCCTTGCGCCTTCGTCCTCTCCAGGCAGAATCTCCCCGTGCTTCCAAGGGTTGAGAGTGAGAAAGTGGCCAAGGGAGCCTACACGATTAGGGCGTGTGAAAATCCAGCGATCGTGCTTCTAGCCACGGGTAGCGAGGTCTCTCTTGCTCTGGAGACGGCGGAAGTTTTGGCCAAAGAGGGGGTGAGTGTTAATGTGGTGAGCGCCCCTTGCTTTGATCTTTTGGTCGCACAGGATAAGCGCTATCTCCGCTCCCTCTTTCCTGAAGGAGCCAAGGTGATCGCCATCGAGGCCTCTAGGGGATTGGAGTGGTATCGTTTTGCGGATGAGGTGATAGGAATGGATAGCTTTGGCGCTTCAGCCCCTGGGGATGAGCTTTTTGCACACTTTGGATTCACAGTGGAGAATCTTCTCTCCAAAGCCAAAGAGCTTTTGGGACGCTAAAAGCGTGCTAGAGAGGCCGACTCTTTATCTCTTCTCCACGGGGAGGGCGCTAGAGGGATTTTATCGAGCGCAGGATGAGGGCTTTTTGCCCTATGCGATGACCTTTGAAGGGTTTCTCTCTACGATTAGACTTTTTCCTCAAAAAAAGCGCCTCCCCTCCTCTTTGCGCCCTCTTTTTCTCTCCATTGCCGCCTCCAAGGTCGAGGTGGAACGCCTCGGATTTGAATCAAACTTCCTCTCTTTTTTGGAGAACTCCCCCTTTTTCCTCTCCTTTTTTGATGAGCTCGCCTCCGTGGGAGTCTCTTTGCCCTCGCTCGCCTCCTTTGATGTTTATGATGAGTATGGAGATCACCTTGGGGTTTTAGAGCGTCTTTTGGAGGCCTACAAGAGCGAGCTTGAAGGGTTTGGCTACATTGATGAAGCACTCTTTGAGGCAGAATTTTACGAGGAGTTTGTGCGGGGGTATGGAGAGATTCGATTCCTGGTGGAGGGTTTTTTGAGTCTCAAAGAGATGGAGCTCTTAAACCAAGTCGCCTCAATCACCCCTTTGGTGGTCACCTTGGAGATTGATGGCTACAACCTTGACTACTATCGCCGTTTGGGGATGACCAAAGAGGAGCTGGAGCGAAATTATCGCTATGAGATAG comes from Wolinella succinogenes DSM 1740 and encodes:
- the tkt gene encoding transketolase translates to MNALLQEQDLPVLELMAKTVRFLAADMVQAANSGHPGAPMGLADVVSVLSFHLRHSPKNPQWLNRDRLVFSGGHASAMIYSLLHLWGYDLPLEELKRFRQKDSKTPGHPEFGHTAGVEITTGPLGQGVANAVGFAMASKYAAHLLNSEETTLIDHKVYCLCGDGDLEEGISYEACSLAGHHQLDNLILIYDSNNITIEGELSLAFSEDVKGRFEAQGWEVFEVCGHDVLAIHKVFSEAKRADKPVLIIAKTTIAKGCKTMEGYAKTHGAPLGEEEIRASKEKNGFDPSEKFYIPEAALLRFRNALEMGETMENLWNEKLQKAPKEKKQLLEQLLSPDFSAVDFPVFEEGKKIATRSSNGEILNRLSSALPGFIGGSADLAPSNNTDLKGAGNFPMGKNFHFGIREHSMAAITNAIANYGLFMPFCATFFVFSDYMAPSVRVASIMGAKNYFIWTHDSIGVGEDGATHQPIEQLTHFRAMPGLYLFRPADANENVACWQVALRLKAPCAFVLSRQNLPVLPRVESEKVAKGAYTIRACENPAIVLLATGSEVSLALETAEVLAKEGVSVNVVSAPCFDLLVAQDKRYLRSLFPEGAKVIAIEASRGLEWYRFADEVIGMDSFGASAPGDELFAHFGFTVENLLSKAKELLGR
- the leuC gene encoding 3-isopropylmalate dehydratase large subunit, with translation MGQTLTEKIFSAHTNKQVSAGEIIESPIDMVIGNDITTPLSIRAFEESGATKLANPDGFCIVMDHFIPAKDIASANQARISRDFAKKHQLKHYFDERDMGIEHAILPEKGLVLPGDVIIGADSHTCTHGALGAFATGMGSTDLAYAMITGKNWFKVPPSIRVVFKGKLQEHVYGKDLILEIIRQIGVDGALYKALEFQGDTIEQLSMDDRFSLCNMAIEAGAKNGIIAADSITKEFLASRKSLRAEPKYYQADADALYEQTIEIDVEKLEPVIAYPFLPSNGKSISQAVKDDLKIDQAFIGSCTNGRLSDLRIAAQILKGKRVHPDVRLIITPGTQQIYKDAHQEGLIDTLLEAGALISNPTCGACLGGYMGILGDNERCVSTTNRNFVGRMGARSSEVYLANSAVAAASALKGKITDPRKL
- the ung gene encoding uracil-DNA glycosylase, producing MADLERIKIEPSWKEVLKEEFTKPYFDSIRESYLQAKSSGAILYPPAPLLFNAFNLTPFDQVKAVILGQDPYHAPHQAMGLCFSVPKGVALPASLRNVYKELERDLGIPPAKHGDLTSWAKQGVFMLNAILSVEQGKAGSHQKFGWQTFTDAAISALSRKKKGVVFLLWGNFAREKRVLIDSTKHTILESAHPSPLAGNRYFGNGHFSKTNEILKVQGEREILWRLPE
- a CDS encoding P-II family nitrogen regulator; the protein is MKKIEAVIKPFKLEEVKSALVERGISGMTVSEVKGYGRQKGHTELYRGAEYVVDFIPKIKLEIVVRDEEVEGIIEAIIKSAKTGKIGDGKIFVTPVERAIRIRTQESDEEAI
- the gatC gene encoding Asp-tRNA(Asn)/Glu-tRNA(Gln) amidotransferase subunit GatC, with protein sequence MQIDDKLLARLESLAMIEVPEEKKESIKAELGEIVNFVENLNSLEVEGLEATFTTLEGKTPMREDTPMNDEEIPALILKHAPQSAENYFIVPKIIE
- a CDS encoding DUF411 domain-containing protein, which translates into the protein MLRIGLLALTLAGGLYAQTPLHMYKSPSCGCCGLWGGHMEKNGFTLKETKTNNLYEVKIKAKVPLELASCHTAFVEGYIIEGHVPAEAVKELLAKRPEGIIGIAVPGMPLGSPGMEQGDVKDDYDVIAFDAKGNQTLFKSYRFSR